In the Flavobacterium sp. 90 genome, AAACCAATGATGTTACGGCATTGTTGGGGTTGTAGGACCACGACATTTTATGTACAAGGAACCGGAAGTTACTGGAAAGTGACGCCATAGAGGGTGATAGCCCCGTATGGGTAACAAGTATAATAGATAGTGGTATCCTGAGTAGGGCGGGGCACGTGAAACCCTGTCTGAATTTGGCGGGACCATCCGCTAAGGCTAAATACTCCTGAGAGACCGATAGTGAACCAGTACCGTGAGGGAAAGGTGAAAAGAACCGTGAATAACGGAGTGAAATAGATCCTGAAACCATACGCTTACAAGCGGTCGGAGCCCTTTCGTGGGGTGACGGCGTGCCTTTTGCATAATGAGCCTACGAGTTAACGTTGCTGGCAAGGTTAAGTGGTTAAGCCACGGATCCGTAGCGAAAGCGAGTCTGAATAGGGCGCTTTAGTCAGTAGTGTTAGACGCGAAACCGTGTGATCTACCCATGGGCAGGATGAAGCTGTGGTAACACACAGTGGAGGTCCGAACCGGTTGACGTTGAAAAGTCTTCGGATGACCTGTGGGTAGGGGTGAAAGGCCAATCAAACTCGGAAATAGCTCGTACTCCCCGAAATGCATTTAGGTGCAGCGTTATGTTTAAAGTTATATAGAGGTAGAGCTACTGATTGGATGCGGGGGCTTCACCGCCTACCAATTCCTGACAAACTCCGAATGCTATATAATGTTTCATAACAGTGAGGGCTTGGGTGCTAAGGTCCAAGTCCGAGAGGGAAAGAACCCAGACCATCAGCTAAGGTCCCCAAATATACGCTAAGTTGAAAGAACGAGGTTTGTCTGCCCAGACAGCTAGGATGTTGGCTTGGAAGCAGCCATTCATTTAAAGAGTGCGTAACAGCTCACTAGTCGAGCGGACGAGCATGGATAATAATCGGGCATAAGCGTATTACCGAAGCTATGGATTTACAAGCAATTGTAAGTGGTAGGGGAGCATTCTAACAGGGTTGAAGGTGTATCGTAAGGTATGCTGGACTGGTTAGAAAAGAAAATGTAGGCATAAGTAACGATAATGCGGGCGAGAAACCCGCACACCGAAAAACTAAGGTTTCCACAGCTATGCTAATCAGCTGTGGGTTAGTCTGGTCCTAAGGCGAACCCGAAAGGGACAGTCGATGGCTAACGGGTTAATATTCCCGTACTACTAATTACTGTGATGGGGTGACGGAGTGATGAAAGCGCCGCGAACTGACGGAATAGTTCGTTGAAGTACCTACCTATAAGATCTGCAGGCAAATCCACAGATCTTGGGGAAATACGATAGTACTCGGAGTCTTCGGACAAAGAGATAGTGCGCCTAAGGGCTTCCAAGAAAAACCTCTAAACTTCAGGTAATTAGTACCAGTACCGTAAACCGACACAGGTAGTTGAGGAGAGAATCCTAAGGTGCTCGAGAGATTCATGGCTAAGGAATTAGGCAAAATAGACCTGTAACTTCGGGAGAAAGGTCGCCAGCGCAAGCTGGCCGCAGTGAAGAGGTCCAGGCGACTGTTTATCAAAAACACAGGGCTCTGCAAAATCGTAAGATGAAGTATAGGGCCTGACACCTGCCCGGTGCTGGAAGGTTAAGAGGAGATGTTATCTTCGGAGAAGCATTGAATTGAAGCCCCAGTAAACGGCGGCCGTAACTATAACGGTCCTAAGGTAGCGAAATTCCTTGTCGGGTAAGTTCCGACCTGCACGAATGGTGTAACGATCTGGACACTGTCTCAGCCATGAGCTCGGTGAAATTGTAGTAACGGTGAAGATGCCGTTTACCCGCAGTGGGACGAAAAGACCCTGTGCACCTTTACTATAGCTTAGTATTGACCTTGGATAAATGATGTGTAGGATAGGTTGGAGACTGTGAAGTGGCGTCGCCAGGCGTTGTGGAGTCATTGTTGAAATACAACCCTTTGTTTATCTGAGGCCTAACCCCATATTGTGGGGGACATTGCTTGGTGGGTAGTTTGACTGGGGTGGTCGCCTCCAAAAGAGTAACGGAGGCTTCTAAAGGTTCCCTCAGTACGCTTGGTAACCGTGCGTAGAGTGCAATGGCATAAGGGAGCTTGACTGAGAGACATACAGGTCGATCAGGTACGAAAGTAGAGCATAGTGATCCGGTGGTTCCGCATGGAAGGGCCATCGCTCAAAGGATAAAAGGTACGCCGGGGATAACAGGCTGATCTCCCCCAAGAGCTCATATCGACGGGGGGGTTTGGCACCTCGATGTCGGCTCGTCACATCCTGGGGCTGGAGAAGGTCCCAAGGGTTGGGCTGTTCGCCCATTAAAGTGGCACGCGAGCTGGGTTCAGAACGTCGTGAGACAGTTCGGTCTCTATCTACTGTGGGCGTTAGAAATTTGAGTGGATCTGATTCTAGTACGAGAGGACCGAATTGGACAAACCTCTAGTGTATCTGTTGTCCCGCCAGGGGCACCGCAGAGTAGCTACGTTTGGAAGGGATAAGCGCTGAAAGCATATAAGCGCGAAACCCACCACAAGATGAGATTTCTTTTAAGGATCGTGGAAGATGACCACGTTGATAGGCTATAGATGTAAAGGCAGTAATGTCATAGTCGAGTAGTACTAATAATCCGTAAGCTTATGTACACCTTTTCCCGCACCGCAAGGTGCGGGGAGAAACTTTCTAAAAATAGTAAATAAAAGTACTTTTCTTTATCTCAGTATGTTAAAATATTTGCTCGACGCAAGAGCAGTTGATGGTTAATAGATGATAGTTGTTGGAGAAATCCATCAACCGACAACCAAAAACCAACAACTAAAAACCTTAAGGTGGTTATTGCGGCGGGGCTCACCTCTTCCCATCCCGAACAGAGTAGTTAAGCCCGCCTGCGCAGATGGTACTGCAGTTATGTGGGAGAGTATGTCGTCGCCTTTTTTTAGAGAATCCTCATCATTTATTTGATGAGGATTTTTTGTTTTATATAAATTTCTTAAGTAAAATAGCTGGTTTACCGCAAAGGGCGCAAAGTTTTTTTGTTATAGATCACGCTCATTAAACGCAAAGTTCGCAAAGCTTTATCAATATAGCTTGGCGAACTTTGCGTTTATATAAAACCTTACGAATAAAAAAACTTTGCGCCCTTTGGGGTTAAAATAATTAGTCAATACAAAATATTTTATGTTTCTGCGCAGGTTTTTGTGTTGATCCAAGATACGCTTAGAGGTATTTTCTGTATTTAAATGTGTCTGGATATTTAAAGTTAGCAAAGCTGGACCGGATATATTTTTGAGGCTTCTTGAAAAAAACTTCTGATGTATTTTGAATTGCGTTAGGGATGGAAGCGATATCCTTTTGTGATAAACCTGACTTCTTCTGTTTTTCTAAAGCCACTGTCACAAAAGATTTAGCGGACAGCCCGACCTGGAGGGGAACGCCTATAAAGAGTATTTGTAATTAAAGTAGTGATAAAATACTAATATTATACTAGATTTTATATTTTTGCTGCTCTATTATAACTAAAATATTAAACAAAACTAAGCCATGAAAAACATTTTTGATAAAGAGGTTTGTAACGAATTTATAAATCGAATCAATAAATTAAGTCCAGAGTCTAAAGCGCTTTGGGGAAAAATGAATGTTTCACAAATGTTGGCTCATTGTAATGTATCTTACGAAATGGTCTATGATAACATTCATCCAAGACCTAATGCTTTGTTTAGATTAATATTGAAATTACTTGTGAAAAATAAAGTGATAGACGATAAACCTTATGCTAGAAATAACGGGACTGCCCCACAGTTTATAATTAAAGATAGTCGAGATTTTGACGTTGAAAAGAATCGTTTAATCGCTTATATTAATAAAACGCAAGAATTAGGAGAAAGAGAATTTAAAGGAAAAGAATCTCTTTCTTTTGGAAAATTACATTCAAGAGAATGGAATAATATGTTCAGCAAACATCTGGAACATCATTTGAGTCAGTTTGGGGTTTAATTATATCTTTTAATTTAATTTTTATGAAAGTATATATTTTATTAATTGCATTATTGTTTGGATTGTCAGTAAATGCGCAAAAACAAGATGTTCAGAAAACTATTGAGTCTTTTTTTGAAGGATTTCATCAAAAAGACACAATTAAACTGAAATCCGTTTGTTCTGACAAGATTATTTTACAATCTATTAGCGAGAGTAGAACTAAGGGAAATAAATTATCTGATGAAAGTGCAAAAGAGTTTTATAATTCTATTGCTACAATTCCTTCTAATCTTAAATTCAATGAAAAGATTTTAAGTTATAACATTCAAATTGATGGTTCAATGGCACATGTTTGGGCTCCTTACGAATTTTATCTGAATGATAAACTGAGTCACTCCGGAGTAAATACTTTTACTTTGTTTAAAGAAAAAGATTCCTGGAAGATTATTTATCTGATTGATACGAGAAGGAAATAGTATTTTTTAGATAATTTCTGTTAGATAATAATTGCAAGAGTCTGCAATAAGGCATTCTTCACATTTTGGCTTAGGTCTGCAAGTTTCTCTGCCTAAAAAAGAGATTGTCATTCCAATTTCTGACCAAATAATTTTTGGTAGAACTTGCATAAGATCTTTTTCGACTTTAATTCCGTCTTTAGCTTCTTTTATTATTCCTATTCTCGGTGCTACACGAATTACGTGTAAATCAGCAATAATTCCTTCAGCAGGTTTGTGAGTTTCTCTCAGGATTACATTTGCAGATTTTCTTCCAATTCCCTTTAAAGCTGTCAATTCCTTCATGTTTAGCGGAATATCTTTGTCATTCTGAATGGTTTTGGCAATTTCCAAAAGCCATTGCGCTTTGGTTGGATAATTTCTAACTTTACTGATATAAGGAATAAAAGTCTCGGGATCAGTTTTGGATAAACTATTTAAAGTTGGATATTTT is a window encoding:
- the nth gene encoding endonuclease III produces the protein MDLFGETSNWETKLAPILEKYKGKRHPLEYQNTYQLLVMVVLSAQDSDANINKIAPALFEKYPTLNSLSKTDPETFIPYISKVRNYPTKAQWLLEIAKTIQNDKDIPLNMKELTALKGIGRKSANVILRETHKPAEGIIADLHVIRVAPRIGIIKEAKDGIKVEKDLMQVLPKIIWSEIGMTISFLGRETCRPKPKCEECLIADSCNYYLTEII
- a CDS encoding nuclear transport factor 2 family protein, whose product is MKVYILLIALLFGLSVNAQKQDVQKTIESFFEGFHQKDTIKLKSVCSDKIILQSISESRTKGNKLSDESAKEFYNSIATIPSNLKFNEKILSYNIQIDGSMAHVWAPYEFYLNDKLSHSGVNTFTLFKEKDSWKIIYLIDTRRK
- a CDS encoding DUF1569 domain-containing protein, producing the protein MKNIFDKEVCNEFINRINKLSPESKALWGKMNVSQMLAHCNVSYEMVYDNIHPRPNALFRLILKLLVKNKVIDDKPYARNNGTAPQFIIKDSRDFDVEKNRLIAYINKTQELGEREFKGKESLSFGKLHSREWNNMFSKHLEHHLSQFGV